The genomic DNA CGCTGGGCGCGGCCACATGATCGAGGCCCGTCTGCGCCAGGCGGGTGAGGAGCACGGCGGACGCGGCATGGAACTCCATGCGGGCGGTATCGGTCGCGTGCTCGTCGGCGTCCAGTCTCCATCGTTTCCACCAGCGCGTGGCACGATCAATGTCGCCCGTGACGGTCGCGTGGATCATGTACCTGGACAAAGATGACAGCTGGCCGACCTCGTCTCGGAGCTTCGAGTGTCCTTCTCGGTACAGGCGGGCGGCGAGATCGGTCTCCCCACGGGAACGCAGGTGCACGAGAAGCGCGGCGAACGTGGAGGCGGGGACACCCATGCAGCTGAGACGTCCGGCGATGATCGCTCTTGCTTCGAAAAGGGCTTGATCGACATCGCCGAGGCGCAGCAGCGCTTCCACCTTTCGATCCTGTTCGCAGGCGCGGCAGTCGTCGCCGAGGCCTCGTGTCTGGCGCTGGAGTTCATCGAGCCCCGCGCGGATGTGATCGAGCCGTCCCATCGAGGTGTCAACGCCCAGCCGTTGCTGAACGTAGCCGCGCCGGCTCATGCCTGCGCGGACGAATCTCGACTCGAGATCGTTGAGGAGCCCATCGATAGCGGGTGCCGGGAGTGAGGCAAAGAGAGGTGCGGAACTGACGATCCACTTCATGTACCAGAGGATCGAGAACGACGGGAACCTGATGGGCTCTCGGTCGTGCATCGCCAGGCACCAGGCGAGTGCCGGGAAGAGGCGCGGCACGGGTGTGGCGAACTCGCTGGTGGAGAAGAGTGACAGGCGAGCCTGCCACCCAGAATCCAAGTCGCCGATCGAGTCGGCGATATCCGCGGCCTGCTCCAGGAGGGCGACACGCTCTCTTCCGGCGGGCGCCCGTTGGGCGGCTTTCAGGAGCGAATCAAGACGTGGATCGATGGGTCGCTGCCTCATAGCGACTCCGAGCCGGAGATTGCACGACCGATCAGCGCGAGGAGCCCGTCGGCGAGTGCGCCAGACTCGACGGTGGAGAGCGGATGAGAGCCGCTGATGAGGGACTGCACGTAGAGAAGACGGACGACTTCGCGGAGGATCTCGTCGCTGGCGGTTGCGGCCAGTCGTCGGATGACGGGGTGGCGGGCGTTCAGGCACAGCACCGGACGCGTGGACGCGACGGTCTCTTCCACGGCCTGTAGGGCTTGCACCCAGAATGGTGAGGAGAGATTCTTCGCTCGCTCTATGGAGCGTTTGAACGCCTCGTCGCTTGCCAGCCCGTACAGGGCGGGGATCTCCGGTGGAGCGAATTCACGCACGATCGCGTCGCATCCGAAATCGGCGATCGCGTGTGACGCGCGCTCGGCCAAGGTCCGGAACGTGTGCGTGTCGACGGGCTCGGCGAGCGAAGCGATGAGGTCTATGGAGTCAAAGGACTGCAGAGCGAGCTGGCCGAAGGTCGAGGCCGCCTTCTTGAGCAGTTCCTCGTGATGTGTATAACCCCCATTGAAGACGCAGATTCCCTCGCCCGCAGCGACATCGCGGATACGTTGGAACTGATCGGACGTCGGCGATACGCGAACGATCTCGTTCTCTTGGCGAAATCGGCCGAACTGCATGGTGCCGAAGGTGGTTTCGAATGAGAGGAAGTCGGCGATTAGGTCGAAGAACTCGTCGTCCTCTCGTGCGAGAGCCCGGAGGGCGGTGTCATGCACGGCGAGGACGGCTTCGAGTTGCTCGGGATCCTCGCGAGCCATTCGGACCAGTGCGGCGCGGAGCTGCGCACCGATCTCCTCGGAGGCCTGCGAGAGTTGCTCGTCGTGGTAGAGCGACTCGCGCGACGCCGTGGGATTCAGGGACTCGGCATTGAAGATGCACTTGACGAAAAAGGCCCATCGCGGCACGAGACCATGGGCTTGTTCCGAGAGGAACATACGGCGCAGATACACTCGATGCCCGCTGGAATCGCTGGGGTGACCGCTCTCGGGCTTGATGAACGCGTGTCCAGAGACTCCTCCTGCTGTTGTTCGGATAGGGATGATGCCGATCGGTCGGAAGCCGAGAGCGTCCTGGCAGAGATCCACGGCGCGATCGTGATCGATCGAGACCGTCTCGCCGGTGCATTCATCCCACGGGGTCCACTCGCGATTCACGTCTCGCTCATCACCGCCGAGAACGACTTGGACCCTGATCGGGAGCATCTCGCAGTATCGCTTGGCGAGCTCGTCGATCCTCTCGTGATCGAAGTAGTACTCGCCCTGCTCGTTGGCCTTCACATAGATCCGGGTTCCCACGGTGATACTGCTGGCATCAAGCTCCCGGACCTCGTAGCGGCCGTCGGCGTGCCCGCGCCACTCGACCGCCGGGCTCCCCGGCCGGGCGGAGCGCGAGATGGCCACGATCTCGTCGCTCACCATGAAGCACGAGAGCAACCCGATTCCGAAGCGTCCGATGAAGTCGCCCCGTCCGACTTCTTCGATCTGGTCACGCTTGGTTGATGCTCCGATGGTCGACATGAACGCGTGCATCTCGTCGGGTGTCAGGCCGATGCCGTCGTCTTCAATGATGAGCGTGGCAGGGGTGTCCTCCGAACGGTGCAGCTCGATACGGACCGTTCCGCGGTGCTCGGGTTCCAGCGCGCGGCGCGCGGTGATCGCATCGGCCCCGTTCTGCACCAGCTCTCGTATGAACACCTCGGGTGATTCGTACAAGTGGTGCGCGAGGAGATCGATGATGCCGCGTAAATCTACTTGAAAGCGCTGAGACACAACACACCTCCCGGTC from Phycisphaeraceae bacterium includes the following:
- a CDS encoding HSP90 family protein: MSQRFQVDLRGIIDLLAHHLYESPEVFIRELVQNGADAITARRALEPEHRGTVRIELHRSEDTPATLIIEDDGIGLTPDEMHAFMSTIGASTKRDQIEEVGRGDFIGRFGIGLLSCFMVSDEIVAISRSARPGSPAVEWRGHADGRYEVRELDASSITVGTRIYVKANEQGEYYFDHERIDELAKRYCEMLPIRVQVVLGGDERDVNREWTPWDECTGETVSIDHDRAVDLCQDALGFRPIGIIPIRTTAGGVSGHAFIKPESGHPSDSSGHRVYLRRMFLSEQAHGLVPRWAFFVKCIFNAESLNPTASRESLYHDEQLSQASEEIGAQLRAALVRMAREDPEQLEAVLAVHDTALRALAREDDEFFDLIADFLSFETTFGTMQFGRFRQENEIVRVSPTSDQFQRIRDVAAGEGICVFNGGYTHHEELLKKAASTFGQLALQSFDSIDLIASLAEPVDTHTFRTLAERASHAIADFGCDAIVREFAPPEIPALYGLASDEAFKRSIERAKNLSSPFWVQALQAVEETVASTRPVLCLNARHPVIRRLAATASDEILREVVRLLYVQSLISGSHPLSTVESGALADGLLALIGRAISGSESL